In the genome of Montipora foliosa isolate CH-2021 unplaced genomic scaffold, ASM3666993v2 scaffold_479, whole genome shotgun sequence, one region contains:
- the LOC137989865 gene encoding recQ-like DNA helicase BLM, which translates to MWLMVTLQLYSPIQSYDKILVPIAYELAIQRENYPMTIIYLKLKYCGYAYGLFERVLKDKQCVGETSEPSARLFAQFHAPQTSRMMKEIISEIKKEQSRVRVLFATSALGMGVDAPYVTNIIHITPPSSLEAYMQEIGRAGRTGLSSCATLYYNNSDIAKNKKHVEESMKSYCRSEDTCQRKLLLGYFGFSSVQQKGCCCICDGKFKRTEEDLPQAIRNKVKSAISDHESQATSEGSMLFDISVDKDLAAKVMEGVEFVASEADLLKSFGIWDETCSSQIFSLISEHTAICTTETDSDND; encoded by the coding sequence ATGTGGTTAATGGTAACACTTCAATTGTATTCGCCCATCCAGAGCTACGACAAAATCCTTGTACCCATTGCCTATGAACTGGCAATTCAAAGAGAAAACTACCCAATGACAATCATTTATTTAAAACTGAAATACTGCGGATATGCTTATGGCTTATTTGAAAGAGTATTGAAAGACAAACAGTGCGTTGGAGAAACATCAGAACCCAGTGCAAGACTGTTTGCACAGTTTCATGCGCCCCAGACGAGTCGCATGATGAAAGAAATAATAtcagaaataaagaaagaacAATCGAGGGTGAGGGTGCTATTTGCAACATCAGCTCTTGGCATGGGGGTTGATGCTCCTTATGTAACCAACATCATTCATATAACTCCACCAAGTAGCCTTGAAGCTTACATGCAAGAAATTGGTCGTGCTGGCCGTACAGGACTTTCATCATGTGCTACCCTTTATTACAATAACTCTGACAttgcaaagaataaaaaacatgtAGAAGAATCAATGAAATCATATTGCAGATCAGAAGACACTTGTCAAAGGAAACTCCTCCTTGGTTACTTTGGATTCTCCAGTGTTCAACAAAAGGGCTGTTGCTGCATATGCGATGGCAAATTCAAAAGAACTGAAGAGGATCTCCCCCAAGCTATTAGAAACAAGGTCAAGAGTGCAATTTCTGACCATGAGTCCCAAGCAACATCAGAGGGTTCAATGCTATTTGACATTTCTGTAGATAAGGATCTGGCTGCAAAGGTTATGGAGGGAGTGGAATTTGTTGCATCAGAAGCAGACTTGTTGAAATCATTCGGCATATGGGATGAAACCTGTTCTTCTCAAATCTTTTCGCTTATATCTGAACACACTGCTATATGTACAACTGAAACGGACTCCGACAATGATTAG
- the LOC137989866 gene encoding recQ-like DNA helicase BLM, producing MLEGQDVIGVLPTGFGKSMLFHLLPHFIPVKTTKNIVIVVCPLNSIIEDQLKVLKARRITADVLQLASYDKILVPIAYELAIQRENYPMTIIYLKLKYCGYAYGLFERVLKDKQCVGETSEPSARLFAQFHAPQTSRMKKEQSRVRVLFATSALGMGVDAPYVTNIIHITPPSSLEAYMQEIGRAGRTGLSSCATLYYNNSDIAKNKKHVEESMKSYCRSEDTCQWKLLLDYFGFSSVQQKGCCCICDGKFKRTEEDLPQAIRNKVRLLPNSNRAILERLVKSAISDHVSQATSEGSMLFDISLDKDLAAKVMEGVEFVASEVDLLKSFGIWDGTCSSQIFSLISEHTTICTTETDSDND from the exons ATGCTGGAAGGTCAGGATGTCATTGGAGTCCTACCTACTGGATTTGGCAAGTCAATGCTCTTTCATCTTCTACCTCATTTCATTCCTGTGAAGACCACCAAGAACATAGTTATTGTGGTATGTCCATTAAATTCCATCATTGAAGATCAGCTGAAAGTCTTAAAAGCTCGAAGGATAACCGCTGATGTCTTACAGCTTGCT AGCTACGACAAAATCCTTGTACCCATTGCCTATGAACTGGCAATTCAAAGAGAAAACTACCCAATGACAATCATTTATTTAAAACTGAAATACTGCGGATATGCTTATGGCTTATTTGAAAGAGTATTGAAAGACAAACAGTGCGTTGGAGAAACATCAGAACCCAGTGCAAGACTGTTTGCACAGTTTCATGCCCCCCAGACGAGTCGCATGAAGAAAGAACAATCGAGGGTGAGGGTGCTATTTGCAACATCAGCTCTTGGCATGGGGGTTGATGCTCCTTATGTAACCAACATCATTCATATAACTCCACCAAGTAGCCTTGAAGCTTACATGCAAGAAATTGGTCGTGCTGGCCGTACAGGACTTTCATCATGTGCTACCCTTTATTACAATAACTCTGACAttgcaaagaataaaaaacatgtAGAAGAATCAATGAAATCATATTGCAGATCAGAAGACACTTGTCAATGGAAACTCCTCCTTGATTACTTTGGATTCTCCAGTGTTCAACAAAAGGGCTGTTGCTGCATATGCGATGGCAAATTCAAAAGAACTGAAGAGGATCTCCCCCAAGCTATTAGAAACAAGGTCAGATTGCTACCTAACAGTAACCGTGCTATCCTTGAAAGGTTAGTCAAGAGTGCAATTTCTGACCATGTGTCCCAAGCGACATCAGAGGGTTCAATGCTATTTGACATTTCTTTAGATAAGGATCTGGCTGCAAAGGTTATGGAGGGAGTGGAATTTGTTGCATCAGAAGTAGACTTGTTGAAATCATTCGGCATATGGGATGGAACCTGTTCTTCTCAAATCTTTTCGCTTATATCTGAACACACTACTATATGTACAACTGAAACGGACTCCGACAATGATTAG